In Zygosaccharomyces rouxii strain CBS732 chromosome D complete sequence, one DNA window encodes the following:
- the HEM14 gene encoding oxygen-dependent protoporphyrinogen oxidase (similar to uniprot|P40012 Saccharomyces cerevisiae YER014W HEM14 Protoporphyrinogen oxidase a mitochondrial enzyme that catalyzes the seventh step in the heme biosynthetic pathway converting protoporphyrinogen IX to protoporphyrin IX): MQGPLKSLAPNARVGVVGGGISGLTFSYFLAKLRPDVHVTVFESKPRTGGWIRSLDTQDNEGSPIMLEQGPRTLRGVSDGTVLMADILKDLKRHSLLQYVRKRSRANKKFLLDTNDQLVQVPNSLMSALRFCFNPMGKGVLSGYLGERFRSKDSRPPGGDESVHSFISRRTGNELVSTNLVSAVCHGIYADDVKKLSARKVMGKFMDYEAQYGSIIKGSKKVNSQNKKSLSASGLTPLISLYRDAFSKDKYELARLIRDFSKYPMIGLSGGLETFTRSLTQELDKWPNVNLELQRQVQSVSKDPLSNRITVKTTEGPPVGDFDHLRITTNPSTWKETGLFNDQLSQKLLQRPQSNTVLLVNYYWPHEDLLLKNQQGFGYLVPQNRKNPEQLLGIIFDSVIEKNYNAYYPGFTKDMFTGLSKRQEYTKLTVMLGGHYLKERHTVPTAEETILAAKQALHNHLGISQQPLDNGTWKFVVAQDCLPHFFVGYSQWKHQVEQEVLNKFAGHISLGGMGFARGPGVPDVVTDSFMDVYKMVQDSKA; encoded by the coding sequence ATGCAAGGCCCATTAAAAAGTTTAGCACCAAATGCTCGAGTTGGTGTAGTTGGTGGAGGGATATCTGGATTGACTTTTAGCTATTTCCTAGCCAAATTGAGACCTGATGTACATGTAACTGTATTCGAATCGAAACCCCGAACAGGAGGTTGGATCCGCTCACTGGACACTCAAGACAATGAGGGTAGTCCAATTATGTTGGAACAAGGTCCAAGGACTTTAAGAGGTGTTTCAGATGGTACTGTTCTTATGGCAGATATCctcaaagatttgaaaaggcATTCTTTATTACAGTACGTGCGAAAGAGGTCTAGAGCCAATAAGAAGTTTTTGTTAGATACCaatgatcaattggtacAGGTtcccaattctttgatgagTGCACTAAGATTTTGCTTCAATCCCATGGGTAAAGGAGTACTGTCTGGCTATTTAGGTGAAAGGTTTAGAAGTAAGGATTCAAGACCGCCAGGCGGTGATGAAAGTGTGCATTCATTTATCAGTAGAAGAACGGGTAATGAATTGGTTTCAACCAATTTGGTAAGTGCGGTGTGTCATGGTATTTATGCCGATGACGTCAAAAAGTTAAGCGCTCGTAAAGTTATGGGCAAATTTATGGACTATGAAGCTCAATATGGTTCAATAATTAAAGGTTCTAAGAAGGTCAACTCccaaaataaaaagagCCTCAGCGCTTCAGGTTTAACACCTCTAATTTCATTGTATCGAGATGCGTTTAGCAAAGACAAATACGAATTGGCGAGATTGATCAGAGATTTTTCTAAATATCCCATGATAGGATTATCAGGTGGATTGGAAACTTTTACCCGCTCACTCACGCAAGAATTAGACAAATGGCCCAATGTAAATCtagaattacaaagacAAGTGCAAAGCGTTAGCAAAGATCCTCTCAGTAATCGTATTACCGTAAAGACCACCGAAGGTCCTCCAGTTGGTGATTTTGATCATTTGCGGATAACGACGAATCCTTCCACATGGAAGGAAACAGGGTTGTTCAACGATCAATTGTCACAAAAACTCTTACAACGTCCCCAATCGAATACAGTACTCCTAGTCAATTACTACTGGCCTCATGAGGATCTTTTACTTAAAAATCAACAAGGGTTTGGGTATTTAGTCCCCCAAAACCGTAAAAACCCAGAACAACTTCTGGGAATCATTTTCGATTCCgttattgaaaagaattacaatGCATACTACCCTGGCTTTACCAAAGATATGTTTACAGGACTTTCGAAAAGGCAAGAATACACCAAATTAACGGTAATGTTAGGAGGTCACTACCTAAAGGAACGTCATACTGTACCTACTGCAGAGGAAACAATCCTTGCTGCAAAACAAGCCCTACATAACCATTTGGGGATTTCTCAACAGCCTTTAGATAATGGTACTTGGAAATTCGTAGTGGCCCAAGATTGTCTACCGCATTTTTTCGTCGGTTATTCGCAATGGAAACATCAGGTGGAACAAGAAGTGCTAAACAAATTTGCAGGTCATA